Proteins found in one Triticum aestivum cultivar Chinese Spring chromosome 4D, IWGSC CS RefSeq v2.1, whole genome shotgun sequence genomic segment:
- the LOC123098249 gene encoding replication protein A 70 kDa DNA-binding subunit B — MDAKSVTPGAVALILANPTPESPDDVPEIVVQVLDLKPIGSRFTFMASDGEAKVKAILSTHFASEVHSGKLQNLGLVRILNYTCNDIPQKTDKMVIITKCEVVSQALDAEIKSEVRIEEPAALMKPKEEAAVLSKPIGGAPAAIMLKPRHDVKSASQIVSEQRGNAAPAARLAMTRRVHPLISLNPYQGNWVIKVRVTSKGNLRSYRNARGEGHVFNVELTDEDGTQIQATMFNEPAKKFYPVFELGKVYYISKGSLRIANKQFKTVQNDYEMTLNENAVVEEAEGESFIPPVQYNFVKIDMLGPYVGGRELVDIIGVVQSVSPTLSIRRKIDNESIPKRDIVVADDSNKTVTISLWNDLATTVGEELLDMVDSAPIIAVKSLKVSDFQGVSVSTVGKSTLVINPELPETEKLRAWYESEGKGTALASVGAGMGASNAGGLRSMYSDRVFLSHITSDPNLGQDKPVFFSLYANISNIKPDQTMWYRACTTCNKKVTEALGSGFWCEGCQKNYEQCSLRYIMVIKVSDPTGEAWLSLFNDQAERIVGCSADELDRIRKEEGDDMFQLKLKEATWIPHLFRVSVVQNEYMGEKRQRITVRSESPVDYAAEARYQLEEIAKLTSS, encoded by the exons ATGGACGCCAAGTCGGTGACGCCGGGCGCCGTGGCTCTCATCCTCGCCAACCCCACGCCGGAGTCGCCCGACGACGTGCCGGAGATCGTCGTGCAGGTCCTCGACCTCAAGCCCATCGGCTCCCGCTTCAC TTTCATGGCCAGCGACGGGGAGGCGAAGGTCAAGGCGATCCTCTCCACCCACTTCGCGTCGGAGGTCCACTCCGGCAAGCTCCAGAACCTCGGCCTCGTCCGCATCCTCAACTACACGTGCAACGACATCCCACAAAAGACGGACAA GATGGTGATCATCACCAAGTGCGAGGTCGTGTCCCAGGCGCTCGACGCCGAGATCAAGAGCGAGGTCAGGATAGAAGAGCCAGCGGCTCTCATGAAGCCCAAGGAGGAGGCTGCGGTCCTCTCCAAGCCCATTGGCGGGGCCCCGGCTGCGATTATGCTGAAGCCGAGGCATGACGTGAAGTCCGCGTCCCAGATTGTTAGCGAGCAGCGCGGAAA TGCTGCTCCCGCTGCTCGCTTGGCCATGACGAGACGGGTGCATCCTCTGATCTCCCTGAACCCCTACCAGGGGAACTGGGTCATCAAAGTGCGGGTCACAAGCAAGGGCAACCTCAGGTCATACAGGAATGCCCGTGGAGAAGGCCATGTCTTCAACGTAGAGCTCACTGATGAGGAT GGCACCCAGATCCAGGCCACCATGTTCAACGAGCCTGCAAAGAAGTTCTATCCCGTGTTTGAGCTTGGGAAGGTCTACTACATCTCCAAGGGGTCGCTCAGAATTGCGAACAAGCAGTTCAAGACAGTCCAGAATGACTATGAGATGACCCTGAATGAGAATGCTGTTGTTGAAGAAGCTGAGGGTGAATCTTTCATTCCACCAGTGCAATACAACTTTGTCAAGATTGATATGCTGGGGCCATATGTTGGTGGCAGGGAGTTAGTAG ATATCATTGGTGTTGTTCAGAGTGTATCACCTACTTTGAGTATCAGAAGAAAGATCGACAATGAGTCAATCCCAAAGCGTGACATTGTTGTTGCAGATGACTC GAACAAAACTGTCACCATTTCTCTTTGGAATGATCTTGCCACCACTGTCGGTGAGGAACTCTTGGACATGGTTGACTCTGCACCTATCATTGCAGTCAAGAGCCTGAAGGTGTCTGACTTTCAAG GTGTGTCTGTTTCTACAGTAGGCAAAAGCACACTTGTGATTAACCCAGAGTTGCCTGAGACTGAGAAGCTTAGAGCTTG GTATGAATCTGAAGGCAAGGGTACTGCCTTGGCATCAGTTGGTGCTGGAATGGGTGCATCCAACGCTGGTGGCTTGAGATCAATGTACTCTGACAGAGTTTTTCTGTCTCACATCACAAGTGACCCTAACTTGGGCCAGGATAAG CCTGTTTTCTTCAGCCTGTATGCCAACATAAGCAACATCAAGCCTGACCAGACCATGTGGTACCGCGCTTGCACCACCTGTAACAAGAAGGTGACTGAGGCACTTGGATCAGGATTCTGGTGTGAAGGGTGCCAGAAGAACTATGAGCAGTGCTCATTGAG GTACATCATGGTGATCAAGGTCTCTGATCCCACTGGTGAGGCCTGGCTGTCTCTTTTCAATGACCAAGCAGAGAGAATCGTCGGCTGCAGCGCAGATGAGCTTGATCGGATCAGGAAAGAG GAGGGCGATGACATGTTCCAGCTCAAGCTGAAGGAAGCCACCTGGATTCCTCACCTGTTCCGTGTCAGCGTCGTGCAGAACGAGTACAtgggcgagaagaggcagcgaatCACCGTGAGGAGCGAGTCACCGGTCGACTACGCCGCTGAAGCCAGGTACCAGCTCGAGGAGATCGCCAAGCTCACCTCCAGCTAG